One window of the Capnocytophaga haemolytica genome contains the following:
- a CDS encoding ABC transporter ATP-binding protein yields MLRINHISFAYQSDKPLLKDLSLEVQTGEHVFIMGESGCGKSTLLKAIYGLFDLPEGTIHFNDKRVFGPSFQLVPGYGAMKYLAQDFDLGPYHTVAENVGRYLSNIDLEWKRARVAELLALVGMERFASQKALVLSGGEKQRVALAMALAQEPELLLLDEPFSQVDSFRRNDLQRTLFAYLKEKNISCMVATHDGKEVLSFADKVFIMRDGSMLHYDTMMKVYTQDTDRYTASLFGEVSLHNGKLLRPHQIAITPQSDWQVTVEHSYFQGAHYLIEGVSAEGKVYVNHEKALPEGAICYLCTLNRI; encoded by the coding sequence ATGCTTCGTATCAATCATATTTCCTTCGCTTATCAAAGTGATAAACCCTTGTTAAAAGACCTGTCCTTGGAAGTGCAAACAGGCGAACACGTCTTCATTATGGGCGAAAGTGGCTGCGGCAAAAGTACGCTGCTAAAAGCTATCTACGGTTTGTTCGACCTGCCTGAGGGTACTATTCATTTTAACGATAAGAGGGTTTTCGGACCTTCCTTCCAGCTCGTGCCTGGCTATGGGGCGATGAAGTATCTTGCTCAAGATTTCGATTTGGGTCCGTATCACACCGTAGCAGAGAATGTAGGTCGTTACCTCTCGAATATAGACTTAGAGTGGAAACGAGCACGTGTGGCCGAATTGCTCGCCTTAGTAGGGATGGAGCGCTTTGCCTCACAGAAGGCTTTGGTGCTGAGTGGGGGCGAAAAACAGCGTGTAGCTTTGGCGATGGCTTTGGCGCAAGAACCCGAATTGCTACTGCTTGATGAACCTTTTAGTCAGGTGGATAGCTTCCGAAGAAACGACTTGCAACGCACTCTATTTGCCTATTTGAAAGAAAAGAATATTAGTTGTATGGTAGCTACTCACGATGGCAAAGAGGTTCTATCATTTGCTGATAAAGTATTCATTATGCGCGATGGAAGTATGCTACATTACGATACGATGATGAAGGTATACACTCAAGATACTGACCGCTACACTGCCTCACTTTTCGGTGAAGTAAGCCTGCACAACGGAAAACTGCTTCGCCCGCACCAAATCGCTATCACACCTCAATCCGATTGGCAAGTGACCGTGGAACACTCTTACTTCCAAGGGGCTCACTACCTTATTGAAGGTGTTTCAGCAGAGGGTAAAGTGTACGTGAATCACGAGAAAGCTCTACCCGAAGGGGCAATTTGCTACCTGTGTACTCTAAACCGAATATAA
- a CDS encoding dipeptidase, giving the protein MDSIKTYIEAHKDRFIAELIDLLKMPSVSADPAFSQDILHTAEAVKAALAAAGCDKVEICETPGNPIVYGEKIIDPKLPTVLVYGHYDVQPADPLELWESDPFDPVIKKTEEHPQGAIYARGSCDDKGQMYMHVKALEYMVKEGKLPCNVKFMIEGEEEVGSESLKWFVKNNHAKLKNDVILISDTGMLANDTPSITTGLRGLSYVEVEVTGANRDLHSGLYGGAVANPINVLAKMIASMHDEHKHITIPHFYDKVEELSREERDEMAKAPFSLEAYKKALDIDDVYGEDGYTTTERASIRPTLDVNGIWGGYTGEGAKTVIPSKAFAKISMRLVPNQDPEEITKLFQDYFESIAPEGVRVKVKPHHGGQGYVTPIDTVAYQAASKACEQTFGKAPIPVRSGGSIPIVALFEEELGSKSILLGFGLDSDAIHSPNEHYGVFNYLKGIETIPWFYHYYAESVKK; this is encoded by the coding sequence ATGGATAGTATTAAGACGTATATCGAGGCGCATAAAGACCGCTTTATCGCCGAACTGATTGACTTACTCAAAATGCCGAGTGTGAGTGCCGACCCTGCCTTCTCGCAGGATATCCTCCACACCGCTGAAGCCGTAAAAGCCGCCCTCGCAGCCGCTGGTTGCGATAAGGTAGAGATTTGCGAAACACCAGGCAACCCCATTGTCTATGGCGAGAAGATCATCGACCCCAAGCTGCCTACCGTGTTGGTGTACGGGCACTACGATGTGCAACCTGCCGATCCACTCGAGCTGTGGGAGTCCGACCCCTTCGACCCTGTGATCAAGAAGACAGAAGAGCATCCACAAGGGGCCATCTATGCACGCGGCTCTTGCGACGACAAGGGGCAGATGTATATGCACGTAAAGGCATTGGAGTATATGGTGAAGGAGGGCAAACTGCCTTGCAACGTCAAGTTTATGATTGAGGGCGAGGAAGAAGTAGGCTCCGAAAGCCTCAAGTGGTTCGTGAAGAACAACCACGCCAAGCTGAAGAACGATGTGATCCTCATCTCCGACACGGGTATGCTTGCCAACGACACACCGAGCATCACCACAGGTTTGCGCGGACTTAGCTATGTGGAAGTGGAGGTAACAGGTGCCAACCGCGACCTGCACTCTGGGCTTTACGGTGGCGCAGTGGCGAACCCTATCAACGTGCTGGCAAAGATGATCGCCTCAATGCACGATGAGCACAAACACATCACCATTCCACACTTCTACGACAAGGTGGAGGAGCTTAGTCGTGAGGAGCGCGATGAAATGGCAAAAGCACCATTCTCATTAGAGGCTTACAAAAAGGCGTTGGACATTGATGATGTATATGGTGAGGACGGCTACACCACTACCGAGCGCGCGTCTATACGTCCGACCTTAGACGTAAACGGTATCTGGGGCGGCTACACAGGCGAAGGGGCTAAGACAGTAATCCCAAGCAAGGCATTTGCTAAGATCTCAATGCGCTTAGTGCCCAATCAAGACCCCGAGGAAATCACCAAGCTCTTCCAAGACTACTTTGAGAGCATCGCCCCAGAAGGCGTACGTGTAAAGGTGAAACCACACCACGGCGGGCAGGGCTATGTTACCCCAATAGACACTGTAGCCTATCAGGCAGCCTCTAAGGCCTGCGAACAGACTTTTGGCAAGGCTCCGATACCCGTGCGCTCAGGGGGTAGTATCCCTATTGTAGCACTCTTTGAAGAGGAGTTAGGCAGCAAGTCCATCCTCTTAGGCTTTGGTTTGGATAGCGATGCCATCCACTCACCTAATGAGCACTACGGGGTATTCAACTACCTCAAAGGGATAGAAACCATTCCGTGGTTCTACCACTATTACGCAGAAAGCGTAAAAAAGTAG
- the trmB gene encoding tRNA (guanosine(46)-N7)-methyltransferase TrmB, producing MGSKNKLKRFKENLTFANVIQPSREELLTDAFTYKGRWNELYFKNNHPIVLELGCGKGEYSVGLAQKNPNKNFIGIDIKGARFWRGAKTAIDEGIANVAFLRTQIELIEHCFTTGEVSEIWITFPDPQIKYKRTKHRLTNEAFLNRYHNILSTEGYVHLKTDSEFMHGYTLGLLHGLGYEVLYANHNIYNSDGVPEDVTAIKTFYEQFYLAQGKPITYIRFRVHR from the coding sequence ATGGGAAGCAAAAACAAACTCAAGCGCTTTAAAGAAAACCTAACCTTTGCCAATGTCATTCAACCTTCGAGGGAGGAACTCCTCACGGACGCATTTACTTATAAAGGACGTTGGAATGAACTTTATTTTAAGAACAACCACCCGATAGTCTTGGAATTAGGTTGTGGCAAAGGTGAGTACTCAGTAGGGCTGGCTCAGAAAAACCCCAATAAAAACTTCATAGGTATAGACATCAAAGGCGCACGCTTTTGGCGTGGTGCTAAGACGGCTATCGACGAAGGGATTGCTAATGTAGCCTTCCTACGCACTCAGATTGAACTCATTGAGCATTGCTTTACTACAGGTGAGGTCAGTGAAATATGGATTACCTTCCCCGACCCACAGATCAAATACAAGCGCACTAAGCATCGCCTGACAAACGAGGCTTTCCTTAACAGATACCACAACATTCTCAGTACCGAGGGTTATGTACACCTAAAGACGGACAGTGAGTTTATGCACGGCTATACGCTCGGGCTCCTTCACGGTTTGGGCTACGAGGTGCTCTATGCCAACCACAACATATACAACAGTGATGGGGTACCCGAGGATGTTACTGCCATTAAAACCTTTTACGAGCAGTTCTACTTAGCACAAGGCAAGCCCATTACTTATATTCGGTTTAGAGTACACAGGTAG
- a CDS encoding glycoside hydrolase family 20 protein, with the protein MKRIIYTIALLAMGCSAPKEYHFTENDITLIPKPVQLELQQGAFVFDKNTTFVVPDSLQGVVQLLTDKLQTAAGLTLKVQSQAAEKGSVRFEVDKQIAREGYSLTSNKEGVHIKASTKSGFIYAVETLRQLLPKEIESTKRVQADWVIPAVHIKDAPEYAWRGLMLDEARHFFGKAYVLKTLDRMAMLKLNVFQWHLIDNEGWRIEIKKYPKLTEVGAWRVNQEDKHWEERTPNAPDAVKADHSNAYGGYYTQEDIKEIVAYAAARGITIVPEVEMPAHSMSSIAAYPELSCHKRPIAVPSGSVWPNVDNYCAGQEETFTFLEDVMREVMALFPSKYIHVGGDEADRSEWEKCPKCQARMKTEGLKNTAELQTYFIKRMQQFLRANGRTLVGWDEILEGGMPSDVVVMNWRGIRNAQKAVAQGNPMVLTSDTYINRYQGLPQYEPEANGGHVTLSKVYHYNLEREKLTEEQHKHILGSQANLWAEFIATPEHSEYMLFPRLFAFAEVVWTPSEQKDWKDFVRRVKAQMQRLDVMGVKYAISMYQVVPTLEEKDGKVLLTLSSELPDADIRYAFDGTPIEQGQRYTAPIAMSGNTICKAAVFVDGKPNVVSKDTIVFHKAAGKPVQCEPEADKKYQGKGPHTLTNVVRGTKNFQDGQWLGWLFKDATITIDMQTPSEVSKVIVGAMRKHNDAIFLPTHISVAVSTDGKTFTTVADQEFPYQQKGVSRLANFSLEFTPVQTRYIKVTVKNLGKNPNGGDAWLFLDEILVF; encoded by the coding sequence ATGAAAAGGATCATTTACACAATTGCTTTGTTAGCGATGGGGTGCTCAGCCCCTAAGGAGTATCACTTTACCGAGAACGATATTACGCTTATCCCCAAGCCTGTGCAGCTCGAGTTGCAACAGGGAGCATTTGTATTTGACAAAAATACGACCTTCGTAGTGCCTGACTCGTTGCAAGGGGTGGTGCAGCTCCTCACCGATAAGCTACAGACGGCAGCGGGCTTAACACTAAAAGTGCAGTCTCAGGCAGCTGAGAAAGGTAGTGTACGCTTTGAGGTAGATAAGCAGATCGCCCGTGAAGGCTACTCCCTGACCTCTAACAAGGAGGGAGTACACATCAAGGCAAGCACTAAGAGCGGGTTTATCTATGCGGTGGAAACCCTGAGGCAGCTCTTGCCTAAGGAAATCGAAAGTACTAAAAGAGTGCAAGCCGATTGGGTGATCCCAGCAGTGCATATCAAGGATGCGCCTGAGTACGCTTGGCGTGGACTGATGCTCGATGAGGCGCGCCACTTCTTCGGTAAGGCGTATGTACTCAAAACCTTAGACCGTATGGCAATGCTCAAACTCAACGTCTTTCAATGGCACTTGATCGACAATGAGGGTTGGCGCATTGAAATCAAGAAGTACCCTAAGCTCACTGAGGTAGGAGCGTGGCGTGTGAATCAGGAGGATAAGCATTGGGAGGAACGCACCCCCAACGCCCCTGATGCTGTAAAGGCGGATCACAGCAATGCCTACGGGGGCTATTACACCCAAGAAGATATTAAGGAAATTGTGGCATACGCAGCGGCACGGGGTATCACTATCGTGCCTGAGGTGGAGATGCCTGCCCACTCGATGAGCAGCATTGCGGCTTACCCTGAGCTCTCTTGCCATAAACGCCCTATCGCTGTGCCTTCGGGTTCTGTGTGGCCTAATGTAGATAACTATTGTGCAGGACAGGAAGAGACCTTTACTTTCTTGGAAGATGTGATGCGCGAGGTGATGGCTTTATTTCCCAGCAAATACATACACGTAGGCGGCGATGAGGCTGACCGCTCGGAGTGGGAGAAATGCCCTAAGTGTCAGGCGCGTATGAAGACAGAAGGGCTGAAGAATACAGCGGAACTACAAACCTATTTCATCAAGCGGATGCAGCAGTTCCTAAGGGCAAACGGGCGCACCTTAGTGGGCTGGGATGAGATCTTAGAAGGCGGAATGCCCAGCGATGTGGTGGTGATGAATTGGCGTGGTATTCGCAATGCACAGAAGGCAGTAGCACAAGGCAACCCTATGGTGCTCACCAGTGATACGTATATCAACCGCTATCAGGGTTTGCCTCAGTACGAACCCGAAGCCAATGGTGGGCACGTAACCCTGAGCAAGGTCTATCATTACAATCTCGAAAGGGAGAAGCTCACTGAGGAACAACACAAACACATTCTGGGCTCGCAGGCGAACCTATGGGCGGAGTTTATCGCCACCCCTGAACATTCGGAGTATATGCTCTTTCCGCGTCTTTTTGCCTTTGCAGAAGTGGTGTGGACGCCCAGCGAGCAAAAGGATTGGAAGGACTTTGTAAGGCGCGTAAAAGCACAGATGCAGCGACTCGACGTGATGGGGGTAAAGTACGCCATCTCAATGTATCAGGTGGTGCCTACCCTTGAGGAGAAGGACGGCAAGGTGCTGCTCACGCTCAGTTCGGAATTGCCTGATGCGGACATTCGTTATGCCTTCGATGGCACTCCGATTGAGCAAGGGCAGAGATACACAGCTCCGATAGCAATGAGTGGCAATACGATATGCAAGGCAGCGGTGTTTGTAGATGGCAAGCCCAATGTGGTGAGTAAGGACACGATTGTCTTCCATAAGGCGGCAGGCAAACCTGTGCAGTGCGAACCCGAAGCGGATAAGAAATACCAAGGTAAGGGTCCGCATACGCTTACCAATGTGGTGCGTGGCACTAAGAATTTCCAAGATGGGCAGTGGCTCGGCTGGCTGTTTAAAGATGCGACTATCACTATCGATATGCAGACGCCTAGTGAGGTAAGCAAGGTGATTGTAGGCGCGATGCGCAAGCACAACGATGCTATTTTCTTGCCTACTCACATCAGCGTAGCGGTATCTACGGACGGGAAGACATTTACCACCGTAGCCGACCAAGAGTTCCCTTACCAGCAGAAGGGAGTCTCGCGACTTGCTAATTTCTCATTGGAATTTACTCCTGTACAAACGCGTTATATAAAGGTAACAGTCAAGAACTTAGGTAAGAATCCTAATGGTGGCGATGCGTGGTTGTTTTTAGATGAGATTTTGGTGTTTTAA